In Bacteroides coprosuis DSM 18011, the following are encoded in one genomic region:
- a CDS encoding hypothetical protein (KEGG: chu:CHU_3301 DNA replication and repair protein RecO~SPTR: Putative uncharacterized protein;~IMG reference gene:2504107551), translating to MKNKNHIILWLQNDTKDQVGTMTFDGRPLPKGSTIVSKCSRLIALGILTGKPLYREKDLQLYQNESGYTICGTYIDTDITHRKLSFMTYIHDVYDIHKAIDTLRNASEDFDRTFHAMDAEKLSKSVANYHIRIAIKYSVFSQIIALLLTLAWTHHSNKKQERKRIVQEEADAKDDFY from the coding sequence ATGAAAAATAAAAATCATATCATTCTATGGCTACAAAACGACACCAAAGACCAAGTAGGAACTATGACTTTTGATGGTAGGCCTCTCCCCAAAGGCTCAACAATTGTGTCTAAATGCTCTAGGCTAATTGCTCTGGGTATTCTGACAGGCAAGCCTCTCTACAGAGAAAAAGACTTGCAACTTTATCAAAACGAGAGTGGATATACCATCTGTGGAACTTATATTGATACCGATATAACCCATCGTAAACTTAGCTTTATGACTTATATCCATGATGTATATGATATCCACAAAGCCATTGATACTCTACGAAATGCTTCAGAAGATTTTGATAGAACTTTCCATGCTATGGATGCAGAGAAACTAAGTAAGTCGGTAGCCAATTACCACATTCGTATTGCCATAAAATACAGCGTGTTTAGTCAAATCATTGCCCTACTTCTTACCCTAGCCTGGACACATCATTCTAACAAAAAACAAGAGAGAAAAAGAATTGTGCAAGAAGAGGCAGATGCAAAAGATGATTTTTACTAA
- a CDS encoding hypothetical protein (KEGG: ptm:GSPATT00030713001 hypothetical protein~SPTR: Chromosome undetermined scaffold_118, whole genome shotgun sequence;~IMG reference gene:2504107552), whose amino-acid sequence MEDTNQKEYPIHVRTDFFDVTLQGIDLEVQCTEQHLVSIYKFFYHAGFRLLEIEGRLEVYRKVDGVIYAESVDSMTKYLFDKLKELELLDEALIIDVWDYFEDSDCIRKDLLMEHCLHPKQDGIKDRHDYLLKFDSIYRANFIHETMLRFFRKNHFAQVGDMAGLYDSESPLFFKELKDGQYLVFLHYNRHGACVSMTGYDCWLSKKEPDEAKNNSFDSSAHTEVKLDFDPLQDMALLDRYL is encoded by the coding sequence ATGGAAGACACAAATCAAAAAGAATATCCTATCCATGTGCGTACAGATTTTTTTGATGTCACGTTGCAAGGGATAGATTTAGAGGTTCAATGTACAGAACAACACTTGGTGAGTATTTATAAGTTTTTCTATCATGCGGGTTTTAGATTACTCGAAATTGAAGGAAGACTTGAAGTGTATAGAAAAGTTGATGGGGTAATTTATGCTGAGAGTGTAGATTCTATGACGAAGTACCTCTTCGACAAACTCAAAGAATTGGAGTTGCTAGATGAGGCTCTTATTATTGATGTTTGGGATTACTTTGAAGACTCAGATTGCATTCGGAAAGACTTGCTTATGGAGCATTGTTTACATCCCAAACAGGATGGAATAAAAGATCGCCATGACTACTTACTCAAGTTTGACAGCATCTATCGAGCTAATTTTATACATGAAACGATGTTGCGTTTCTTCCGTAAGAATCATTTTGCACAAGTGGGAGATATGGCTGGTCTGTATGATTCTGAATCTCCACTGTTCTTTAAGGAGCTGAAAGATGGACAATATTTGGTATTCTTGCATTATAATCGTCATGGAGCGTGTGTGAGCATGACAGGATATGACTGTTGGCTCTCCAAAAAAGAACCCGATGAGGCAAAAAACAATAGCTTTGATTCATCAGCCCATACAGAGGTAAAGTTGGACTTTGATCCACTACAAGATATGGCGTTATTAGATCGCTATCTATAA
- a CDS encoding hypothetical protein (KEGG: bcy:Bcer98_0153 hypothetical protein~SPTR: Putative uncharacterized protein;~IMG reference gene:2504107553) → MRTDLSEENTRWDEDTKQLLYYDEDLDEWFTRDEILEHREEIGYWDEWSEEIEEQYGDLGRN, encoded by the coding sequence ATGCGAACCGATTTAAGCGAAGAAAATACCCGTTGGGATGAGGATACGAAGCAGCTCCTCTATTACGATGAAGACTTAGATGAGTGGTTTACTCGTGATGAAATACTAGAACACCGAGAAGAAATAGGGTATTGGGATGAGTGGTCTGAAGAAATTGAAGAGCAGTATGGTGATCTAGGTCGGAATTGA
- a CDS encoding hypothetical protein (IMG reference gene:2504107554), whose translation MGAGQSEILESDFLAASIHPEEYINNVRSTPAEDVLCKEDFLPLQYMYQTQLY comes from the coding sequence ATGGGGGCAGGTCAAAGTGAGATCCTTGAATCTGATTTCTTGGCTGCCTCAATTCATCCAGAAGAGTATATCAATAACGTGCGTAGCACCCCAGCTGAAGATGTGCTCTGCAAAGAAGACTTCCTTCCTCTTCAGTATATGTATCAAACTCAACTATATTGA
- a CDS encoding Radical SAM domain protein (COGs: COG0535 Fe-S oxidoreductase~InterPro IPR006638:IPR007197~KEGG: fsu:Fisuc_0219 radical SAM domain protein~PFAM: Radical SAM~SMART: Elongator protein 3/MiaB/NifB~SPTR: Radical SAM domain protein;~IMG reference gene:2504107555~PFAM: Radical SAM superfamily~TIGRFAM: radical SAM additional 4Fe4S-binding domain), protein MCGSDPCLTHYYRYMKESKLSLRKRIGLRLFQFKKRQITTEHKLKYLMWECTVRCNLSCSFCGNGSCRKDTMLTDMPLYDFLKAFDEIAPQIDPQETRVVLTGGEPLLRTDLEECGRELSKRGFKWGIITNALILEKQRLTQLMRSGMSFITVNLDGVEDAHNKLRGNEHRFEHAVKAIELLAHEEDVKLKVSTCVSNQGYEDLCHLKDLLLKLGVKNWRLHSLFPRKEQKGPNQSGINNQEFKKLFSFMREMSELEEMNVSCGCDGFLGNYEFDIQNSFFFCRAGINMGTILVDGTISACPALRTKYSQGNIYSDNFMDVWNNEYKMFRDDKWSHNACCKSCEFYQYCEGNGLYMRDENGKMYFCHVERKDQEDSASNLVNTLKH, encoded by the coding sequence ATGTGTGGTTCAGACCCATGTCTGACACACTATTATAGATATATGAAAGAGAGCAAATTGTCACTGCGTAAAAGAATCGGCTTACGGTTGTTTCAGTTTAAGAAACGACAAATTACTACAGAACATAAGCTAAAGTATTTAATGTGGGAGTGTACGGTGCGATGCAATTTGTCTTGTAGCTTTTGCGGGAATGGCTCTTGTAGAAAAGATACAATGCTGACAGATATGCCCTTGTACGACTTTCTAAAAGCCTTTGATGAAATAGCTCCTCAAATAGATCCCCAGGAAACAAGGGTTGTTTTGACGGGTGGCGAACCTCTATTGCGTACTGATTTGGAAGAGTGTGGAAGGGAGCTATCTAAGCGAGGATTCAAGTGGGGAATTATCACCAATGCACTTATCTTAGAAAAACAGAGGCTTACACAGCTTATGCGTTCCGGTATGAGTTTTATAACCGTGAATCTGGATGGAGTTGAAGATGCACATAATAAACTGAGGGGCAATGAGCATAGATTTGAGCATGCTGTAAAAGCCATAGAATTACTAGCACACGAAGAAGATGTTAAGTTGAAAGTATCTACCTGTGTGTCTAATCAGGGCTATGAGGATTTGTGTCACTTGAAAGATTTGTTGCTGAAACTTGGCGTAAAAAACTGGAGGTTACACTCTCTTTTTCCTCGAAAAGAACAAAAAGGTCCCAATCAATCAGGCATTAATAATCAAGAATTCAAGAAGCTCTTTTCTTTTATGAGAGAGATGAGTGAATTAGAAGAGATGAATGTCAGTTGTGGTTGTGATGGATTTTTGGGCAACTACGAGTTTGATATTCAAAACAGCTTCTTTTTCTGTAGGGCTGGGATCAATATGGGTACGATATTAGTGGATGGTACGATATCGGCTTGCCCTGCTTTACGAACAAAATATTCACAAGGAAATATCTATTCCGACAATTTTATGGATGTGTGGAATAATGAGTATAAAATGTTTCGAGATGATAAGTGGTCACACAATGCGTGTTGCAAAAGTTGTGAGTTTTATCAATACTGCGAAGGGAATGGTTTATATATGCGTGATGAAAATGGCAAGATGTACTTTTGCCATGTAGAGCGTAAAGATCAGGAAGATTCGGCAAGCAACTTGGTGAATACTCTTAAACATTAG